In a single window of the Nicotiana tomentosiformis chromosome 8, ASM39032v3, whole genome shotgun sequence genome:
- the LOC138897376 gene encoding uncharacterized protein: protein MPLSIYRKLEKEVGQIRSAPISLQLANQTTLIPEGIVEDVLVRVDKFVFTVDFIVVNMEENKEVSLILGRPFLAIGRAILDIHERKLMLRVGEESVTFEMNVAKGVQKYKPTVSVECKVKGSKEKAAVSEKDKCRVYPKKAEKKLFAWMCALVRARGMEPDFDLDPG, encoded by the coding sequence atgcctctatctatttacagaaaACTGGAGAAGGAGGTTGGacagataaggtctgcaccaatatctttacagctggcaaaccaaacgactttaatacccgagggtatagtggaagatgtgttagttcgggtggataagttcgtatttactgtggattttatagtggttAATATGGAGGAAAACAAAGAGGTctccctcatcctaggaagaccattcttagcaataGGAAGagctatattagatatacacgagagaaaactcatgcttagagtgggtgaggagtctgtgacttttgagatgaatgtagcaaaGGGGGTACAAAAGTACAAACCAACTGTGAGTGTTGAGTGCAAAgtgaagggctcgaaagagaaggctgcggtgagcgagaaagataagtgtaGGGTGTACCCgaaaaaggctgagaagaagttgtttgcatggatgtgtgcattagttcgggcacgaggaatggagcccgacttcgacttaGATCCCGGCTAG